In the Oryzias latipes chromosome 23, ASM223467v1 genome, one interval contains:
- the lsm8 gene encoding LSM8 homolog, U6 small nuclear RNA associated: MSTALESYINRTVAIVTSDGRMIVGTLKGFDQTINLILDESHERVFSSSQGVEQVVLGLYIVRGDNVAVIGEIDEETDSTLDLGNIRAEPLNSVVH; the protein is encoded by the exons GTACGGTGGCCATCGTCACTTCAGACGGCAGGATGATCGTG GGAACTCTGAAAGGCTTCGATCAGACCATCAACCTCATCCTGGATGAGAGTCACGAGCGCGTCTTCAGCTCCAGTCAGGGCGTGGAGCAGGTGGTGCTGGGACTCTACATCGTCAGAGGAGACAACGT agcGGTGATCGGTGAGATCGACGAAGAGACCGACTCCACGCTGGACTTGGGGAACATCCGAGCCGAGCCGCTCAACTCTGTGGTTCACTGA